From one Nonomuraea polychroma genomic stretch:
- a CDS encoding type II toxin-antitoxin system Phd/YefM family antitoxin, translating to MSEPVIESMAEVRSHLADVIDRARREETPTIITRRGKQEAVVIDIGEYQRLRQIAEGVEEAWLNQLADEAESEGTERSVTLEEMAALFRAPQE from the coding sequence ATGAGTGAGCCGGTGATCGAATCCATGGCCGAGGTCCGCAGTCATCTCGCTGACGTCATCGACCGCGCTCGCCGGGAGGAGACCCCGACGATCATCACTCGGCGCGGCAAGCAGGAAGCCGTCGTGATCGACATCGGAGAATATCAGCGCCTGAGGCAGATTGCGGAAGGCGTGGAAGAGGCGTGGCTCAACCAACTGGCCGATGAAGCCGAGTCTGAGGGCACGGAAAGGTCCGTCACGCTCGAAGAGATGGCCGCCTTGTTCCGCGCCCCTCAGGAATGA
- a CDS encoding type II toxin-antitoxin system RelE family toxin encodes MGHVTRFTPHAQRDMLKIPRPDALRILYRLAELQKAMDAGDAAAFDIKPLQGHSARWRLRIGDYRVVYTVEDGQLIVWVLVVGNRRDMYRQVQ; translated from the coding sequence ATGGGCCACGTCACGCGGTTCACTCCGCACGCCCAGCGCGACATGCTCAAAATTCCGCGCCCGGATGCGCTGCGGATCCTGTATCGCCTTGCCGAACTTCAGAAGGCGATGGACGCAGGGGATGCCGCGGCGTTCGACATCAAGCCCCTCCAGGGGCACAGTGCCCGCTGGCGACTCAGGATCGGCGACTACCGCGTCGTCTATACCGTTGAGGATGGTCAGTTGATTGTGTGGGTCTTGGTCGTCGGCAATCGCCGCGATATGTACCGCCAGGTTCAGTAA